The Streptomyces laurentii region GCCGCCCAAGCTCGTCGTGTCGCCCCGGCCCAGGGGCGAGTGCCACAAGCGCAATCCCCAACGGGGGAAGGAATCGTATGAAGAAGATCAGTCGGGTCCTGGCCGGGATCCCGATCGCGGCCGTGACCGCCCTCTGCCTCCAGGCGGGGCCGGCGCAGGCCCTGCCGTCCCCGACGGCCCCGGACGCCCCGGTGGCTCCTGCCGCTCCGGCCGCCGGAAAGGCCTCCATCACGGCCACGTACTACAACTTCGAGGTGCACGTGAAGACGCGCTACTCGGACCGGAGGCACGATCCACCATGACGGCCCGGCTCGGGGGATCCCGGGCCGGGCCGTCACGGCGGTGGCGGTCCCTCGTAGCCCGGCCCCGCTGGTCTCGGCGGCCCCGGCGGCCTCCGCCCGCGCAGCTGCTCGCCGTTCGCGCCGCTCAGTTCGTCGGTGAGCAGCTCCACCAGGCGTACCAGGTCCGTCGGCCGGTCCGGCCCCCACCAGTCGCCGAGCAGTTCGGCCAGCGAGTCCTCGCGCGCCCGTCCGAGCCGTACCGCCGTCTCGGCTCCCTGCTCGGTGAGGATCAGCTGTACGCCCTCGCGCGCGACGAGATGGCGTTGCTCCAGCTGGCGGGCCGCCTGGGTGATCACTTGCGGCGGTACGGGGGTGGTCGCGGCGAGCCGGCCGGGTTCGACGGCGCCATGACGGCGTACCCGCAGCAGCAGCCAGCTGGCGGCGGGCAGCAGGTCGAGCCCGGCGCGGGCGGTGATCTTCTCGTACACCTGGCGGCGGCCCGCGCGGGAGCCGAGCAGGGACAGGGCGCGGGCGCACTCGTCGTACGAGGAACGTTCGACGGGGCCGGTGCCGAGGGTCTCGCCGGCGTCGGGCGCGGTGACCGAGCCGCGCAGCTTGTCCTCCTTCAGGAACCAGGAGACGACGAAGGCGACCAGGACGACCGGGGACGCGTACAGGAAGACGTCGGTGATGGACGTGGCGTACGCGTGCAGGACGGCGGGGCGCAGCGCGGGCGGCAGCGCGACGAGGGCGCGCGGGTCGGCGGCGAGGGTCGCGGGGCCGACGCCGGGCGGGAGCGGGACGCCGGCGAGGGCGTCGGCCAGGTTGCCGGTGAGGCGGTTGGTGAAGATGGTACCGAAGACGGCGACACCGAAGGCGGCGCCGACGGAGCGGAAGAAGGTGGCTCCGGAGGTGGCGACGCCGAGGTCCTCGTAGGAGACGGCGTTCTGCACGATGAGGACGAGCACCTGCATGACGAGGCCGAGTCCGGCGCCGAAGACGAAGAAGTAGAGGCTCATCTCCCAGGTCGGGGTGAACTCGGTCATCCGGTGGAGCAGCAGCAGGCCGACGGCGGTGAGCGCGGTGCCCGCGATCGGGAAGACCTTCCAGCGGCCGGTGCGGGAGACGATCTGCCCGGAGCCGGTGGAGGTGAGCAGCAGACCGGCGACCATCGGCAGCATGTGCACGCCGGACATGGTGGGGGTGACCCGGTGCACGACCTGGAGGAAGGTCGGCAGGTAGGTCATCGCACCGAACATCGCGAAGCCGATGACGAAGCTGATGACGGACGCGAGGGCGAAGGTCCGGATCCCGAAGAGCTTGAGCGGCAGGACGGGTTCGGCGGCGCGCCGCTCCACGAAGAGGAACCAGACGAGGAGGACGGCGCCGAGCACCGTCAGGCCGATGATCTGCGGCGAGGCCCAGGCCCACGTGCTGCCGCCGAGGGAGGCGACGAGGACCAGGCTGGTGGCGATCGAGGCGATGAGGAAGGTTCCGAGGTAGTCGATGGTGTGGCGGGTGGTGCCGACCCGGATGTGCAGGACGGTCGCGATGACGAAGAGGGCGACGATGCCGATGGGAAGGTTGATGTAGAACACCCAGCGCCAGGACAGGTGCTGGGTGAACAGTCCGCCGAGCAGCGGGCCGAGGACGCTGGTGGTGCCGAAGACGGCACCGAAGAGGCCCTGGTAGCGGCCGCGTTCGCGGGGGGTGACGAGGTCGCCGACGATCGCCTGCGACAGCACGATGAGCCCGCCGCCGCCCAGGCCCTGGAGCGCGCGGAAGCCGATCAGCTGGGGCATGTTCCGGGACAGGCCGCAGAGCGCCGAGCCGATGAGGAAGAGGACGATGGCGCCCTGGAAGAGCCGCTTGCGGCCGTACTGGTCGCCGAGTTTGCCCCACAGCGGGGTGGCGGCGGTGGAGGCGAGCAGATAGGCGGTGACGACCCAGGACAGGTGCTCCATGCCGCCGAGGTCGCTGACGATGGTCGGCAGGGCGGTGGACACGATGGTCTGGTCGAGGGCGGCCAGGAGCAGGCCCATGAGGAGGGCGCCGATGGCGAAGCCGAGGGTGCGGCGGTTCTGGCCCTGTCCGGGGCCGGGGGCGGATTCGGGGCCGGAGGCCGATCCGGGGCCGGGGGCGGATTCGGGGCCGGAGGCCGATCCGGGGCCGTTCCCGGGAGCGGGACCGTCGTCGCCGTCCGGCGCGGGTACGTCCTGGGCCATGGGCTCTCCGCTCTCCTCCGGTCCGGTCCGTGCCCTCCATCCTGATGCGTTTGTCCTCTTACGTCCTGCGGGAGACGTGCGCGGGTGTACGGGTGCTCCCTCCCGGCACAGGGGCGGGCTGCATAATCGCTCGCAGTTGACTGGGGAGGGGATCCAACGATGTCCGGACACGTCTGTCCCGACTGCGGGGCGCACAGACCCGGCTGCGCCTGCGATCGCGCGCGGGCGCAGGCCGCCGAGCGGGCCGCGGAGCAGGAGGCGGCACGGATCGCGGCGCAGGCCGCCGAGGACTTCGAGCCGCTGCGGATCCGGCCGTACGTGACGCTGGGCGCCACGGACGCGGAGACGGCGGCGATGCCGGCGGGACCGCTGCCGCCCGAGGTGCCGATGCCGGCGCCGGGGACCGCCGACGCGAGCACGGCGGGGTACGGGGAAGGAACGGGGTACGGGGCCGGGGCGGCGTACGCGTCGGGGGGCGCGTACGAGACCGGTACGGGCGCCGGAGCCGACCCGTACGCGCATCCGTACCCACCCTCGCCCTCTCCTGCGGACGAGCCCGCGCACACCCTCGGGTACGTCCCCGGGGCGGCGGGCGCGGGGCGGCGCGGCGGCCGGCGGCGGGGCAAGAGCCAGGGCCGGGGCCGGGGAGCCCTGACCGCGGGGGTCGTCGCGGCGGGCGTCGTCGGGTCCGCGCTCCTGGCCACCGCGCTGGTCGGCGGCTCCGACGGCGACGACCGGGCCGCCGAGCCCGTGACCACCACGAGCGCGTTCGGGAACGACGCCGTATCCGAGGCGCCGACCACCACCCCCTCCCCCACGGCGTCCGGTTCGGTCTCCGCGTCCCCGGACCGGGCCTCGGCGTCCGCGTCCCCGCGGACGGCCTCCCCCTCCGCTTCGGCGTCCCCGACCGCCTCCTCCGCCGGTTCGACGGCGCCGGCCGTACCGTCGGCCCCGGCCACGACCCCGGCGGAGCCGCACAGGACGGCCCCGACGGCGCCCCACACCACGGCGGCGACCACGCTGAGCTCGGGTTCGACGGGCCCGGAGGTCGCGGATCTGCAGGGGCGGCTGCGACAGCTCGGGCTCTACCTGGGGCCCGTGAACGGCTCGTACACGCGGCGGGTCGAGCGCGGGGTCGCGGCGTTCCAGGCGACCCGGGCCCTCAGCGGCGATCCCCGGGGCGTGTACGGGCCGAGCACGCGCGCGGCGCTGGAGGCGGAGTCGCGGCAGGATGGCGGCGACCACCCGTAGGCCGGGGGTGCCTCTCGCGGTCCGGTCCGGGATGTGGGCCGGGGCTGGCGGCTCCGGGGCGCCGTTTTGTATCGTGGACGAACAAAGTGGTTCCGCCCGCACACCCTGACCGGCGGGCGGGACCGCTTCGTACTGTTCCTCCCCATCTCCGAACCCACCTGGAGATCCCGCATGACCGCCCCCACCCCGGCGTCCCTCACCACCCGCGCCCTGCTCCTCGACATGGACGGCACGCTCGTCGACTCCGACGCCGTCGTCGAACGCTGCTGGCGGCGCTGGGCCGAACGCCAGGGGCTGGTCCCCGACGAGGTCATGAAGGTGGTCCACGGACGCCAGGGGTACGCCACCATGGCCGCGCTGCTGCCGGACCGCCCCATGGAGCAGAACCACGCCGACAACCGGGACATGCTCGCCCAGGAGACCGCCGACCTCGACGGGGTCGTGCCGGTGCCGGGCGCGCCCGCGTTCCTGGCGGCGCTCGCGCCGCTGCCGCACGCCCTCGTAACCTCGGCCGACCTCGCGCTCGCCACCGCCCGGATGGGCGCGGCGGGCCTGTCGCTGCCCGGGACGCGGGTCACCGCCGAGAGCGTGAGCGCGAGCAAGCCGCACCCGGAGGGCTTCCTGAAGGGCGCCGCCGAGCTGGGCTTCGCCCCGGAGGACTGCGTCGTCTTCGAGGACTCCGAGGCGGGCATCCAGGCGGGCCGCGCGGCCGGGATGCGGGTCGTGGGCGTGGGCCCGCGGGCCGCCGCCTTCGGCCCGGACGTCCATGTGGCGGACCTGGCGGGGATCCGGATCGAGCCGTCCGGGGACGGCTCGATCACTCTGCGGTTCGCCGCCGTGTGAGGTAAGCCCGCGTGAGGTAAGCCCGCGTGAGGTAAGCCCGCGTGAGGTAAGCCCGCGTGACGTAAGCCGCGCGCCTCGGCCCGCGAGACGTAGGCCCGCGGGCCGTCGGCCCGCGAGACCCCGCACACCCGCCGTACCCGCCCTGTCCTCCAGGGCGGGCCGTACCGCTTACAGACCCAGTTCCCGGGCGGCCAGCTCGGTGCCGCGCAGCCGGGCGTCGATCTTGGCGAAGGCCGTCTCGCGCGAGAGCGCGGTGTCGTCCGCGTACATCGCGAACCCGGCGTCGTCGCAGGTCCCGAGCCGGTCGGCCGGGATGTGGCGGGCCGCGGCCAGCACCCGGTCCCGTACCCGCTCGGCCGGCTCGACCGCCGAGTCGAGCGGGTCGGTCACGCCCACGAACACCCGGGAGTCGGGGCGCAGCGTGCCGGCCACCACGGCGAGCACCCGCTCGGGGTCGGGCTCGCTCGCCATCTGGAGGAAGAAGCTGCCCGCGGCCAGCTGGAAGAGGCGGGGCAGGAGAGCGGCGTAGTCGACGTCCAGGCTGTGGGTGGAGCCCTGGTCCGCGCCCGGGTGGGTGTGCACGCCGATCCGCGCCCGCTCCTCCTCGGTGAAGCGCTCCAGGACCCGGTTGTTGAGGGCGACGAACTCGTCGAGCACCCCGCCCGAGGGGTCCAGCCTCAGCGCCAGCCGCGCCTCGCCGAAGTCCAGCTGGACCCGGTGCGCGCCCCCGTCGAGGCAGGCCCGGATCTCGGCCTCGGACTCGGCGAGCAGGTCGTCCAGGAAGGTGTCGCGCGGGTAGCCGTCGATCCCGTCGGCGGGGTAGAGCAGGCTGAGGGCGGAGGGGGCGACGGCGGTCGCCTTGACGGGGAGTTCGGTGTGCTGCCGGGCGGTACGGAGGTACGCGTCGGCGCGCACCCCGTACCGGAAGGGTCCGGCGGTCAGCCGGGGCAGGGTCCGGACGTGGCCGTCGGCGTACGGGACGGCCACGCCGTCCGGGGCGAGGCCGGTGAAGCCGTCGAGGGGGTAGGTGACGGCGGACGGCTTGGCCTGGTCGCCGTCGACGAGGACGGGGCTGCCCAGTTTCTCGAGCCTGTCCAGGGTGTCGGCGACGGCCTGCGCCTGGACCTCGGCCAACTCCTCGTCGTTGATCCGGCCATTGGCGTGCTGGATGCGTGCGTGGTGCAGAGCGGCCGGGCGTGGAACGCTGCCGATCGGCTCGGTGGGAATGCTCATGGTCGGCACCCTAGGAACGCGTCCGGGCCGCCGGGGCGCGGACCGGACGACGTTCACCCGTTCGGCGCGCGGGCAAATAGGGATGCCGGGGCGGCACGAAATCGCGACCATGGGCCGTACACCCATCCGACCCGCGTCCGATCCGTACGCGGTCCAGGGCCGGTCCGCACGCGGTCCACGGCTGGTCCGCGGCCGGTTCGCCGACGATCCGCCGCCAGTCGGATGACGATCCCCCCACCAGTCCGCCGCCGACGAGGGAGCCCTCCGCATGCCGGTGCCCGCCGATCCGACCGTTCTCCACCCGATGCCCGGGCAGCCCCGGGTGGTGCTGCTGAAGCCGCTGGTGACGTCCCCGCTGATCGAGGTCGGGGAGTACTCCTACTACGACGACCCGGACGACCCCACCGCGTTCGAGACGCGCAACGTGCTCTACCACTACGGGCCGGAGAAGCTGGTCATCGGCCGGTTCTGCGCGCTGGGCACCGGCGTGCGGTTCCTCATGAACGGCGCGAACCACCGGATGGACGGCCCCTCGACCTTCCCCTTCCCCACCATGGGCGGCTCCTGGGCGGACCACTTCGACCTGCTGACCGGGCTGCCGAACCGGGGCGACACCGTCGTCGGCAACGACGTCTGGTTCGGCCACGGGACGACGATCCTGCCGGGAGTACGGATCGGGCACGGCGCGATCATCGGCTCGGGCTCGGTGGTCACCCGCGACGTGCCCGACTACGGCATCGTCGGCGGCAACCCGGCCCGGCTGCTCCGGACCCGCTACGACGAGAAGGACGTCGCCCGGCTGCTCGCGGTGGCGTGGTGGGACTGGCCGGCCGAGCACATCACCGCGCACGTACGGACGATCATGTCGGGCAGCGTCGACGAGTTGGAGGCCGCGGCCCCGGGCGCCTGACACCTGACACCTGCCGACCGACACCTGCCGACCGAGACCCGATCCGTCTCCACCGAAGACGCCTTCGAACCGGAAGAGTTGATGCCGCATGTCCCGTCGCCGCGCCCATATCGCCATGGTCGGCGTCCCACTCGTCAGCCACATGCTGCCGAGCCTGGCCGTCCTCCGCGAACTGGTGGCCCGCGGCCACCGGGTGACCTACGCCAACGACCCGGCGGTGGCCCACCTCATCGAGCCCATGGGCGCCGAACTGGTGCCCTTCTCCTCGACGTTGCCGTTCATCGACAACGTCTGGCCCGACGATCCGATCGCCGCGAGCGAACTCTTCCTCGACGACGCCATCCAGGCGCTGCCCCAACTGCGCGCCGTCTACGACGACGATCCGGCGGACCTGTACCTGTACGACATCGGCGCCTACGAGGCGCGCGCCCTCGCCGAGGCGCAGGGGCGGCCCGCGCTCCAGCTGTCCCCGACGTTCGTGGCGTGGGAGGGGTACGCCGAGGAGGTCGCGGCGCAGCTGTGGAAGCTGCCCGGCGCCGACGCGTACCGGGCGAAGTTCGCGCGGTGGCTGGCCGGTTGCGGGGCGACCACGCTGGACACCGACGCCTTCCCCGGCCCTCCGGGGCGGGCGGTGGCGCTGATCACCCGGGCGATGCAGCCGCAGGCCGACCGGGTGGACACCAGCGTGGTGACCTTCGTCGGCCCGTGCTTCGACCCGCCGGAGAAGGACGAGTGGGCCCGGCCGGCGGACGCGGAGAACGCGCTCCTGGTCTCGCTCGGCTCGGCGTTCACGCAGCAGCCGGACTTCTACCGCCGGTGCCTGGCGGCCTTCGGCGACCTGCCCGGCTGGCATGTCGTCCTCCAGATCGGCAAGCACACCGACCCGGCGGAACTCGGGACCATCCCGGGCAACGTCGAGGTGCACGCGTGGGTCCCACAACGGGCGATCCTGGAGCAGGCGGACGCCTTCGTCACGCACGCCGGGATGGGCGGCTGCGGCGAGGCGCTGCTGGCCGGCGTGCCGATGATCGCGGTGCCGCAGGCGGCCGACCAGTTCATGAACGCCGACCGGCTCGTGGAGCTGGGCGTGGCCCGCCGGATCGACACCGCCGACGCCACCGCCGAGAACCTGCGGGCGGCGCTGCGCGCGCTGACCGGCGACCCGGAGGTGGCCCGTCGCTCGGCGCGACTGCGGGACGAGGCGCGGGCCGAGGGCGGCACGGCGCGGGCGGCCGACCTCATCGAGGACATGCTGGGCTGAGACCGGGCACGGACACCGGAGGCGTACCCGTACACCGGGTGCGCACGCCGGACTTACACCGGGTGCGCACGCCGGGCTTACGCCGGAACGGGCGCCGAGGGTGCGCCCGGCGGACGTCGTACACCCCCCATAACCAGGGGCGGTGGCGCGGCACTTGACCGCGGCGCCGCCCCGCCCCGCTTCGCCCCCTCTCGTCGGCATATGCCCGGCACGCGTGCCGTGGCGTCGTCTCGCCAACCGCCCGCCACCCCTTGATGTGACGTGCACATGTCGCCACTCTGTAACCTGGCGCACCCTCCACGGAAACCGTGCGCCGACACGATGGCCGGGCCACACCGGCTCACCGGCCCCCACATCAAGGGAGTTCGCATGTCCGCCGCCGCCCCCACCGTCTACGCGCGTCGAATAGCCGTCCTCGCCGCGTCGGCCGCCCTGACCGTGACCGGCCTCCTGGCCACCGCTCCCGCCGCGCAGGCGTCCCCGCCCACCCCGGTCAGCGCCGCCACCGCCCGCACCTACCTCGCCGCCCTGACGGTGAAGACCGACGGCTCCTCCACCGGTTACAGCCGCGACCTCTTCCCGCACTGGATCACCCAGTCCGGCACCTGCAACACCCGCGAGACGGTGCTCAAGCGGGACGGCGTGAACGTCACCACCGACGCCAACTGCGCGGCCACCGGCGGCAGCTGGTACTCCGAGTACGACGGCGCCACCTGGACCGCCGCCTCCGACCTCGACATCGACCACGTCGTCCCCCTCGCCGAGGCGTGGCGCTCGGGCGCCAGCTCCTGGACCACCCCGCAGCGCCAGGCCTTCGCCAACGACCTGACCCGCCCCCAGCTCATCGCCGTCACCGACAACGTCAACCAGGCCAAGGGCGACAAGGACCCCGCCCAGTGGATGCCCTCGCGCACGGCGTACCGCTGCACGTACGTCCGCATGTGGGTCCAGGTGAAGTACTACTACAACCTCAGCATCGACTCGGCGGAGAAGAGCGCGCTCCAGTCGACCCTGAACGGCTGCTGAGCCGCCCCGGGACACCGGCTCCAGGGGTAATCACCCCAGCCCGTACCGGGCTTCGAGCATGAGTGAGGCCGCTCTCCCTAAGGTCCATCGGACTGCCGCCTCCCCCACGGCCCGCTCGCCCTGTCCGGGCCGGGACCGAAGGAGCCCCCTCATGCGCACGCTCACGAGTTCCCTGAACCGGGCCCACCCTTACGCGCTCGGTCTGTTCCGGATCGTCATCGGCCTGCTCTTCGCCTGCCACGGCGCCGCCCA contains the following coding sequences:
- a CDS encoding protein kinase domain containing protein (identified by MetaGeneAnnotator; putative;~sequence version:1); this encodes MKKISRVLAGIPIAAVTALCLQAGPAQALPSPTAPDAPVAPAAPAAGKASITATYYNFEVHVKTRYSDRRHDPP
- a CDS encoding multidrug resistance protein B (Multidrug resistance protein B [Streptomyces venezuelae ATCC10712];~The Major Facilitator Superfamily (MFS) isa large and diverse group of secondary transporters that includes uniporters, symporters, and antiporters. MFS proteins facilitate the transport across cytoplasmic or internal membranes of a variety of...; cd06174;~identified by MetaGeneAnnotator; putative;~putative substrate translocation pore) — its product is MAQDVPAPDGDDGPAPGNGPGSASGPESAPGPGSASGPESAPGPGQGQNRRTLGFAIGALLMGLLLAALDQTIVSTALPTIVSDLGGMEHLSWVVTAYLLASTAATPLWGKLGDQYGRKRLFQGAIVLFLIGSALCGLSRNMPQLIGFRALQGLGGGGLIVLSQAIVGDLVTPRERGRYQGLFGAVFGTTSVLGPLLGGLFTQHLSWRWVFYINLPIGIVALFVIATVLHIRVGTTRHTIDYLGTFLIASIATSLVLVASLGGSTWAWASPQIIGLTVLGAVLLVWFLFVERRAAEPVLPLKLFGIRTFALASVISFVIGFAMFGAMTYLPTFLQVVHRVTPTMSGVHMLPMVAGLLLTSTGSGQIVSRTGRWKVFPIAGTALTAVGLLLLHRMTEFTPTWEMSLYFFVFGAGLGLVMQVLVLIVQNAVSYEDLGVATSGATFFRSVGAAFGVAVFGTIFTNRLTGNLADALAGVPLPPGVGPATLAADPRALVALPPALRPAVLHAYATSITDVFLYASPVVLVAFVVSWFLKEDKLRGSVTAPDAGETLGTGPVERSSYDECARALSLLGSRAGRRQVYEKITARAGLDLLPAASWLLLRVRRHGAVEPGRLAATTPVPPQVITQAARQLEQRHLVAREGVQLILTEQGAETAVRLGRAREDSLAELLGDWWGPDRPTDLVRLVELLTDELSGANGEQLRGRRPPGPPRPAGPGYEGPPPP
- a CDS encoding peptidoglycan binding domain protein (identified by MetaGeneAnnotator; putative;~sequence version:1); translation: MSGHVCPDCGAHRPGCACDRARAQAAERAAEQEAARIAAQAAEDFEPLRIRPYVTLGATDAETAAMPAGPLPPEVPMPAPGTADASTAGYGEGTGYGAGAAYASGGAYETGTGAGADPYAHPYPPSPSPADEPAHTLGYVPGAAGAGRRGGRRRGKSQGRGRGALTAGVVAAGVVGSALLATALVGGSDGDDRAAEPVTTTSAFGNDAVSEAPTTTPSPTASGSVSASPDRASASASPRTASPSASASPTASSAGSTAPAVPSAPATTPAEPHRTAPTAPHTTAATTLSSGSTGPEVADLQGRLRQLGLYLGPVNGSYTRRVERGVAAFQATRALSGDPRGVYGPSTRAALEAESRQDGGDHP
- a CDS encoding hydrolase (Haloacid dehalogenase-like hydrolases. The haloaciddehalogenase-like (HAD) superfamily includes L-2-haloacid dehalogenase, epoxide hydrolase, phosphoserine phosphatase, phosphomannomutase, phosphoglycolate phosphatase, P-type ATPase, and many others; cd01427;~PF00702: haloaciddehalogenase-like hydrolase;~hydrolase [Streptomyces avermitilis MA-4680];~identified by MetaGeneAnnotator; putative;~putative phosphatase; Provisional), which gives rise to MTAPTPASLTTRALLLDMDGTLVDSDAVVERCWRRWAERQGLVPDEVMKVVHGRQGYATMAALLPDRPMEQNHADNRDMLAQETADLDGVVPVPGAPAFLAALAPLPHALVTSADLALATARMGAAGLSLPGTRVTAESVSASKPHPEGFLKGAAELGFAPEDCVVFEDSEAGIQAGRAAGMRVVGVGPRAAAFGPDVHVADLAGIRIEPSGDGSITLRFAAV
- a CDS encoding methionine synthase vitamin-B12 independent (CIMS - Cobalamine-independent methonine synthase, or MetE, C-terminal domain_like. Many members have been characterized as 5-methyltetrahydropteroyltriglutamate-homocysteine methyltransferases, EC:2.1.1.14, mostly from bacteria and plants. This enzyme...; cd03311;~THF binding site;~identified by MetaGeneAnnotator; putative;~methionine synthase vitamin-B12 independent [Streptomyces sp. AA4];~substrate binding site [chemical binding];~zinc-binding site [ion binding]), with the translated sequence MSIPTEPIGSVPRPAALHHARIQHANGRINDEELAEVQAQAVADTLDRLEKLGSPVLVDGDQAKPSAVTYPLDGFTGLAPDGVAVPYADGHVRTLPRLTAGPFRYGVRADAYLRTARQHTELPVKATAVAPSALSLLYPADGIDGYPRDTFLDDLLAESEAEIRACLDGGAHRVQLDFGEARLALRLDPSGGVLDEFVALNNRVLERFTEEERARIGVHTHPGADQGSTHSLDVDYAALLPRLFQLAAGSFFLQMASEPDPERVLAVVAGTLRPDSRVFVGVTDPLDSAVEPAERVRDRVLAAARHIPADRLGTCDDAGFAMYADDTALSRETAFAKIDARLRGTELAARELGL
- a CDS encoding acetyltransferase (CoA binding site [chemical binding];~SCD17.02c, probable acetyltransferase, len: 216 aa. Highly similarto many acetyltransferases involved in antibiotic resistance e.g. Enterococcus faecium SW:SATA_ENTFC (EMBL; L12033) streptogramin A acetyltransferase (EC 2.3.1.-) (209 aa), fasta scores opt: 610 z-score: 726.5 E(): 0 46.0% identity in 189 aa overlap and Enterococcus faecium TR:AAD44719 (EMBL; AF139725) SatG protein (214 aa), fasta scores opt: 665 z-score: 790.9 E(): 0 53.7% identity in 188 aa overlap. It is also highly similarto Streptomyces coelicolor SC5G9.03c (217 aa), fasta scores opt: 868 z-score: 924.4 E():0 62.0% identity in 205 aa overlap. Contains a Pfam match to entry PF00132 hexapep, Bacterial transferase hexapeptide (four repeats).;~Xenobiotic acyltransferase (XAT): The XAT class of hexapeptide acyltransferases is composed of a large number of microbial enzymes that catalyzethe CoA-dependent acetylation of a variety of hydroxyl-bearing acceptors such as chloramphenicol and...; cd03349;~acetyltransferase [Streptomyces coelicolor A3(2)];~identified by MetaGeneAnnotator; putative;~substrate binding site [chemical binding];~trimer interface [polypeptide binding]): MPVPADPTVLHPMPGQPRVVLLKPLVTSPLIEVGEYSYYDDPDDPTAFETRNVLYHYGPEKLVIGRFCALGTGVRFLMNGANHRMDGPSTFPFPTMGGSWADHFDLLTGLPNRGDTVVGNDVWFGHGTTILPGVRIGHGAIIGSGSVVTRDVPDYGIVGGNPARLLRTRYDEKDVARLLAVAWWDWPAEHITAHVRTIMSGSVDELEAAAPGA
- a CDS encoding oleandomycin glycosyltransferase (TDP-binding site;~This family includes the Gtfs, a group of homologous glycosyltransferases involved in the final stages of the biosynthesis of antibiotics vancomycin and related chloroeremomycin. Gtfs transfer sugar moieties from an activated NDP-sugar donor to the...; cd03784;~acceptor substrate-binding pocket;~glycosyltransferase, MGT family; TIGR01426;~homodimer interface [polypeptide binding];~identified by MetaGeneAnnotator; putative;~oleandomycin glycosyltransferase [Streptomyces himastatinicus ATCC53653]), producing the protein MSRRRAHIAMVGVPLVSHMLPSLAVLRELVARGHRVTYANDPAVAHLIEPMGAELVPFSSTLPFIDNVWPDDPIAASELFLDDAIQALPQLRAVYDDDPADLYLYDIGAYEARALAEAQGRPALQLSPTFVAWEGYAEEVAAQLWKLPGADAYRAKFARWLAGCGATTLDTDAFPGPPGRAVALITRAMQPQADRVDTSVVTFVGPCFDPPEKDEWARPADAENALLVSLGSAFTQQPDFYRRCLAAFGDLPGWHVVLQIGKHTDPAELGTIPGNVEVHAWVPQRAILEQADAFVTHAGMGGCGEALLAGVPMIAVPQAADQFMNADRLVELGVARRIDTADATAENLRAALRALTGDPEVARRSARLRDEARAEGGTARAADLIEDMLG
- a CDS encoding hypothetical protein (Protein of unknown function DUF262; cl14890;~identified by MetaGeneAnnotator; putative;~secreted protein [Streptomyces pristinaespiralis ATCC25486]) translates to MSAAAPTVYARRIAVLAASAALTVTGLLATAPAAQASPPTPVSAATARTYLAALTVKTDGSSTGYSRDLFPHWITQSGTCNTRETVLKRDGVNVTTDANCAATGGSWYSEYDGATWTAASDLDIDHVVPLAEAWRSGASSWTTPQRQAFANDLTRPQLIAVTDNVNQAKGDKDPAQWMPSRTAYRCTYVRMWVQVKYYYNLSIDSAEKSALQSTLNGC